The genome window CGTCAACAGACAGAACCCCGTCAGCCCGAACGGATGAATCATGCTGTGCGACCCACCCACAATCATCACGTCCGCCTGCCCCTCCCGGATCAACCCCGTCCCCTCGCCAATCGCCTGAGCCGACGCCGCACACGCCGTCAGCGAGTTCAAATTCGGCCCCTCCGCCCCGAACAACCCCGCGATCCGCGCGGCTAACACGTTCGGCTCCTGGTTCCGCTCAAAGTCGGCATCCATATGCCGCAGCCCCAGCTCCGTGAACCGGGACGTATCGCCGCGGTCCAGCTCGTCGATCGACTCCGACAGCAGCCGCATGAACAGCGGAAAATCCTGCGACCCTTCCCCCGATCCAAGATACACCCCCAGCCGCGCCGGATCCCCCGGAAACCCATCGGCCAGTCCCGCATCCTGCATGGCCTGGACCGCCGCCGCGACGCCGAACTGAATGTGCGGCCCCGCCTTCTCGAAGGTCTTCACCCGATCGGCATCGAGCCAGCGGCCCAGGTCAAAGTCCTTCACCTCCGCGGCGATCTTCGTCGGAAAGCCCTCCGCATCGAATCGGCGGATGACGTCGACCCCCGACCGCCCGGCACAGGCCGTCGCCCACGCGTCGCGCGGACTGTGACCGACGGGAGAGATGCATCCGAGACCTGTGACAACGACGCGTCGGTTCATGGGAAGTTCCTTTGAGTTCTCAGTTGTCAGTCGTCAGCCAGACCCAGGTTCTGTTCGCACCCTCACACCTCACACTAGCCCGAAGCGCCAGCGAGGGAATTCCCCGCACCGTCCCTCGCTGGCGCTTCGGGCTAGTGTCGTCAGCTCGCGCTCAGCCCCAGTTCCCGCCGCATGACGAAGACCATGATCAGCGCGTAGGCCGCCAGTCCCGCCGACATGACGTGGAACACGCTGTCGAGCGATCCCCCCGCGAGCCGCACTGCGACCGCGCCGCCGACGCTCGAGATCAGGAGCCGCGTCGACGTCGCCAGGAGCGGCGGGACCATTCTTCCCCGACCCTGCGAGGCGAAGTACAGCGCGAGGCCGAGTCCGAGGCAGGGGAACGCCGGCCCGACCCGCCGCAGGTAAGACTCGCCGATCGCCTGAACCGAGGCATCCGTCGTAAAGAGCCCCATCCAGAGCTGCGGCGCAATCGCGACCGTCAGGCCGACGACGGCGCACACCGCCATCCCCAGGAGCGCGCCCGCGCGGGTGAACTGCCGGACCCGGTCCGCGCGGCCGGCACCGTCATTGGCGGCGACGAGCGGAACGAGAGCGGAGCCGATCCCGAACACGACCGGGATCAGGAGGTACTCCAGCCGCCCCGC of Planctomyces sp. SH-PL14 contains these proteins:
- a CDS encoding beta-ketoacyl-[acyl-carrier-protein] synthase family protein, whose protein sequence is MNRRVVVTGLGCISPVGHSPRDAWATACAGRSGVDVIRRFDAEGFPTKIAAEVKDFDLGRWLDADRVKTFEKAGPHIQFGVAAAVQAMQDAGLADGFPGDPARLGVYLGSGEGSQDFPLFMRLLSESIDELDRGDTSRFTELGLRHMDADFERNQEPNVLAARIAGLFGAEGPNLNSLTACAASAQAIGEGTGLIREGQADVMIVGGSHSMIHPFGLTGFCLLTTLSTRNEDPTHASRPFDRERDGFVLGEGAAMLVLEEYEHARRRGAEVYGEIIGYGVASDAYRITDIPADGNGIARAMRQALGDAGLNAGDLSYLNAHGTSTSANDRTETRAVRSVFGEAARGLPMSSTKGSTGHLVAACGALEAMFSMFALKEQVMPPTANYEFPDPECDLDYVPGGAREGRIQTVMSNNSGFGGQNVSLIFRQS